Proteins co-encoded in one Dama dama isolate Ldn47 chromosome 2, ASM3311817v1, whole genome shotgun sequence genomic window:
- the KDM2A gene encoding lysine-specific demethylase 2A isoform X2, which yields MRRRYEDDGISDDEIEGKRTFDLEEKLHTNKYNANFVTFMEGKDFNVEYIQRGGLRDPLIFKNSDGLGIKMPDPDFTVNDVKMCVGSRRMVDVMDVNTQKGIEMTMAQWTRYYETPEEEREKLYNVISLEFSHTRLENMVQRPSTVDFIDWVDNMWPRHLKESQTESTNAILEMQYPKVQKYCLMSVRGCYTDFHVDFGGTSVWYHIHQGGKVFWLIPPTAHNLELYENWLLSGKQGDIFLGDRVSDCQRIELKQGYTFVIPSGWIHAVYTPTDTLVFGGNFLHSFNIPMQLKIYNIEDRTRVPNKFRYPFYYEMCWYVLERYVYCITNRSHLTKEFQKESLSMDLELNGLESGNGDEEAVDREPRRLSSRRSVLTSPVANGVNLDYDGLGKTCRSLPSLKKTLSGDSSSDSSRGSQNGQVWDSQCSPRKDRQVHLTHFELEGLRCLVDKLESLPLHKKCVPTGIEDEDALIADVKVLLEELANSDPKLALTGVPIVQWPKRDKLKFPTRPKVRVPTIPITKPHTMKPAPRLTPVRPAAASPIVSGARRRRVRCRKCKACVQGECGVCHYCRDMKKFGGPGRMKQSCVLRQCLAPRLPHSVTCSLCGEVDQNEETQDFEKKLMECCICNEIVHPGCLQMDGEGLLNEELPNCWECPKCYQEDSSEKAQKRKMEESDEEAVQAKVLRPLRSCDEPLTPPPHSPTSMLQLIHDPASPRGVVTRSSPGAGPSDHHSASRDERFKRRQLLRLQATERTMVREKENNPSGKKELSEVEKAKIRGSYLTVTLQRPTKELHGTSIVPKLQAITASSANLRHSPRVLVQHCPARTPQRGDEEGLGGEEEDEEEEEEEDDSAEEGGAARLNGRGSWAQDGDESWMQREVWMSVFRYLSRRELCECMRVCKTWYKWCCDKRLWTKIDLSRCKAIVPQALSGIIKRQPVSLDLSWTNISKKQLTWLVNRLPGLKDLLLAGCSWSAVSALSTSSCPLLRTLDLRWAVGIKDPQIRDLLTPPADKPGQDNRSKLRNMTDFRLAGLDITDATLRLIIRHMPLLSRLDLSHCSHLTDQSSNLLTAVGSSTRYSLTELNMAGCNKLTDQTLIYLRRIANVTLIDLRGCKQITRKACEHFISDLSINSLYCLSDEKLIQKIS from the exons GGAGTCGTCGTATGGTGGATGTCATGGATGTGAACACACAGAAAGGCATTGAAATGACCATGGCTCAGTGGACACGCTACTATGAGACCCCAGAGGAGGAGCGAGAAAAACTCTATAATGTCATCAGCCTAGAGTTTAGCCACACCAGGCTGGAGAACATGGTGCAGAGGCCCTCCACG GTGGATTTCATTGACTGGGTAGACAATATGTGGCCAAGGCATTTGAAAGAAAGTCAGACTGAATCAACAAATGCCATCTTGGAGATGCAGTATCCTAAAGTGCAGAA GTACTGTCTGATGAGTGTTCGAGGCTGCTATACTGACTTCCACGTGGACTTCGGTGGTACCTCTGTTTGGTATCACATCCATCAAGGGGGAAAG GTCTTCTGGCTCATCCCCCCTACAGCCCACAACCTGGAGCTGTACGAGAATTGGCTGCTGTCAGGGAAACAGGGAGACATCTTTCTGGGTGACCGGGTATCAGATTGCCAACGCATTGAGCTCAAGCAGGGCTATACCTTCGTCATTCCCTCAG GCTGGATTCACGCTGTGTATACTCCTACAGACACGTTGGTGTTTGGAGGCAATTTTTTGCATAGCTTCAATATCCCCATGCAGTTAAAAATATACAACATTGAAGATCGAACACGG GTTCCTAATAAGTTCCGCTATCCATTCTACTATGAGATGTGTTGGTACGTGTTGGAGCGCTATGTGTACTGCATAACCAACCGCTCTCACCTAACTAAGGAATTTCAGAAAGAGTCCCTTAGCATGG ATTTGGAGTTAAATGGGTTGGAGTCTGGAAACGGGGATGAGGAAGCAGTAGACCGAGAGCCCCGGCGTTTGAGCAGCAGACGTTCTGTCCTCACCAGCCCTGTAGCCAACGGGGTCAACCTGGATTATGATGGACTGGGCAAAACCTGCCGAAGTCTTCCAAGTCTGAAGAAAACTTTGTCTGGGGACTCATCTTCTGACTCTAGCCGGGGTTCCCAGAATGGCCAAGTGTGGGATTCCCAGTGTAGCCCCCGAAAGGACCGACAGGTGCATCTGACCCATTTTGAGCTTGAAGGCCTTCGTTGCCTTGTAGATAAATTGGAATCTCTGCCACTGCACAAGAAATGCGTCCCTACAGGGATAGAAGACGAAGATGCTCTCATTGCTGATGTGAAG GTTTTGCTGGAGGAGCTTGCCAACAGTGATCCCAAGTTAGCCCTCACTGGAGTCCCTATAGTACAGTGGCCCAAAAGGGATAAG CTTAAATTCCCAACCCGGCCAAAGGTACGGGTTCCTACCATCCCCATCACAAAGCCTCACACTATGAAACCAGCCCCCCGGTTAACACCTGTGCGCCCAGCCGCTGCCTCTCCCATCGTGTCTGGAGCCAGACGGAGACGAGTGCGATGTCGAAAATGCAAAGCCTGCGTGCAAGGAGAGTGTGGTGTTTGTCACTACTGCAGGGACATGAAGAAGTTTGGGGGGCCTGGTCGCATGAAGCAGTCCTGTGTTCTCCGGCAGTGCTTGGCA CCCAGACTGCCTCACTCTGTCACATGTTCCCTCTGTGGAGAGGTGGATCAAAACGAGGAGACACAGGACTTTGAGAAGAAACTCATGGAATGCTGTATCTGCAATGAGATTGTTCATCCTGGCTGCCTCCAG ATGGATGGAGAGGGGTTGCTTAATGAGGAATTGCCAAATTGCTGGGAGTGTCCAAAGTGCTACCAAGAGGACAGCTCAGAAAAAGCCCAG AAGCGAAAAATGGAAGAGAGTGACGAAGAAGCCGTGCAAGCCAAAGTCCTCCGGCCCCTGCGGAGCTGCGACGAGCCCCTCACGCCCCCACCTCACTCGCCCACCTCCATGCTGCAGCTCATCCACGACCCGGCCTCCCCCCGGGGCGTGGTGACTCGGTCATCCCCTGGGGCCGGCCCCAGCGACCACCACAGTGCCAGCCGCGATGAGCGCTTCAAACGGCGGCAGTTGCTGCGGCTGCAGGCCACAGAGCGCACCATGGTACGGGAAAAGGAGAACAATCCCAGCGGCAAAAAGGAGCTGTCTGAAGTTGAGAAAGCCAAGATCCGGGGATCGTACCTCACTGTCACGCTGCAGAGGCCCACCAAAGAGCTCCACGGGACATCCATTGTGCCCAAGCTGCAGGCCATCACGGCCTCCTCTGCCAACCTTCGCCATTCCCCCCGTGTGCTGGTCCAGCACTGCCCAGCCCGAACCCCCCAGCGCGGGgatgaggaggggctggggggagaggaggaggacgaggaggaggaggaggaggaagatgacAGTGCAGAGGAGGGGGGTGCGGCCAGGCTGAATGGCCGGGGCAGTTGGGCTCAGGATGGAGACGAAAGCTGGATGCAGCGGGAGGTCTGGATGTCTGTCTTCCGCTACCTCAGCCGCAGAGAACTTTGTGAATGTATGCGAGTGTGCAAGACGTGGTATAAATG GTGCTGCGACAAGAGACTTTGGACAAAAATTGACTTGAGTAGGTGTAAGGCTATCGTACCCCAGGCTCTCAGTGGCATCATCAAGAGGCAGCCAGTTAGCCTCGACCTCAGTTGGACCAACATCTCCAAAAAACAGCTGACATGGCTCGTCAATAGGCTGCCAG GACTGAAAGACCTCCTTCTAGCAGGCTGCTCCTGGTCTGCAGTCTCTGCCCTCAGCACCTCCAGCTGCCCCCTTCTCAGGACCCTTGATCTTCGGTGGGCAGTAGGAATCAAGGACCCTCAAATTCGGGACTTGCTGACTCCACCGGCGGATAAACCGG GCCAGGACAATCGCAGCAAGCTCCGGAACATGACCGACTTCCGGCTGGCGGGCCTTGACATCACAGACGCCACGCTTCGTCTCATCATTCGCCACATGCCCCTCCTGTCTCGGCTCGACCTCAGTCACTGCAGCCACCTGACAGACCAGTCCTCCAATCTCCTCACTGCTGTTGGGTCTTCCACTCGTTACTCCCTCACAGAGCTCAACATGGCAG GTTGCAATAAACTGACAGACCAGACCCTGATCTACCTACGGCGAATCGCCAACGTCACCTTGATCGACCTTCGAGGATGCAAGCAGATCACTCGAAAAGCCTGCGAGCACTTCATCTCAGACTTGTCCATCAACAGTCTCTACTGCCTGTCTGACGAGAAGCTGATACAGAAGATCAGCTAA
- the KDM2A gene encoding lysine-specific demethylase 2A isoform X1 → MEPEEERIRYSQRLRGTMRRRYEDDGISDDEIEGKRTFDLEEKLHTNKYNANFVTFMEGKDFNVEYIQRGGLRDPLIFKNSDGLGIKMPDPDFTVNDVKMCVGSRRMVDVMDVNTQKGIEMTMAQWTRYYETPEEEREKLYNVISLEFSHTRLENMVQRPSTVDFIDWVDNMWPRHLKESQTESTNAILEMQYPKVQKYCLMSVRGCYTDFHVDFGGTSVWYHIHQGGKVFWLIPPTAHNLELYENWLLSGKQGDIFLGDRVSDCQRIELKQGYTFVIPSGWIHAVYTPTDTLVFGGNFLHSFNIPMQLKIYNIEDRTRVPNKFRYPFYYEMCWYVLERYVYCITNRSHLTKEFQKESLSMDLELNGLESGNGDEEAVDREPRRLSSRRSVLTSPVANGVNLDYDGLGKTCRSLPSLKKTLSGDSSSDSSRGSQNGQVWDSQCSPRKDRQVHLTHFELEGLRCLVDKLESLPLHKKCVPTGIEDEDALIADVKVLLEELANSDPKLALTGVPIVQWPKRDKLKFPTRPKVRVPTIPITKPHTMKPAPRLTPVRPAAASPIVSGARRRRVRCRKCKACVQGECGVCHYCRDMKKFGGPGRMKQSCVLRQCLAPRLPHSVTCSLCGEVDQNEETQDFEKKLMECCICNEIVHPGCLQMDGEGLLNEELPNCWECPKCYQEDSSEKAQKRKMEESDEEAVQAKVLRPLRSCDEPLTPPPHSPTSMLQLIHDPASPRGVVTRSSPGAGPSDHHSASRDERFKRRQLLRLQATERTMVREKENNPSGKKELSEVEKAKIRGSYLTVTLQRPTKELHGTSIVPKLQAITASSANLRHSPRVLVQHCPARTPQRGDEEGLGGEEEDEEEEEEEDDSAEEGGAARLNGRGSWAQDGDESWMQREVWMSVFRYLSRRELCECMRVCKTWYKWCCDKRLWTKIDLSRCKAIVPQALSGIIKRQPVSLDLSWTNISKKQLTWLVNRLPGLKDLLLAGCSWSAVSALSTSSCPLLRTLDLRWAVGIKDPQIRDLLTPPADKPGQDNRSKLRNMTDFRLAGLDITDATLRLIIRHMPLLSRLDLSHCSHLTDQSSNLLTAVGSSTRYSLTELNMAGCNKLTDQTLIYLRRIANVTLIDLRGCKQITRKACEHFISDLSINSLYCLSDEKLIQKIS, encoded by the exons GGAGTCGTCGTATGGTGGATGTCATGGATGTGAACACACAGAAAGGCATTGAAATGACCATGGCTCAGTGGACACGCTACTATGAGACCCCAGAGGAGGAGCGAGAAAAACTCTATAATGTCATCAGCCTAGAGTTTAGCCACACCAGGCTGGAGAACATGGTGCAGAGGCCCTCCACG GTGGATTTCATTGACTGGGTAGACAATATGTGGCCAAGGCATTTGAAAGAAAGTCAGACTGAATCAACAAATGCCATCTTGGAGATGCAGTATCCTAAAGTGCAGAA GTACTGTCTGATGAGTGTTCGAGGCTGCTATACTGACTTCCACGTGGACTTCGGTGGTACCTCTGTTTGGTATCACATCCATCAAGGGGGAAAG GTCTTCTGGCTCATCCCCCCTACAGCCCACAACCTGGAGCTGTACGAGAATTGGCTGCTGTCAGGGAAACAGGGAGACATCTTTCTGGGTGACCGGGTATCAGATTGCCAACGCATTGAGCTCAAGCAGGGCTATACCTTCGTCATTCCCTCAG GCTGGATTCACGCTGTGTATACTCCTACAGACACGTTGGTGTTTGGAGGCAATTTTTTGCATAGCTTCAATATCCCCATGCAGTTAAAAATATACAACATTGAAGATCGAACACGG GTTCCTAATAAGTTCCGCTATCCATTCTACTATGAGATGTGTTGGTACGTGTTGGAGCGCTATGTGTACTGCATAACCAACCGCTCTCACCTAACTAAGGAATTTCAGAAAGAGTCCCTTAGCATGG ATTTGGAGTTAAATGGGTTGGAGTCTGGAAACGGGGATGAGGAAGCAGTAGACCGAGAGCCCCGGCGTTTGAGCAGCAGACGTTCTGTCCTCACCAGCCCTGTAGCCAACGGGGTCAACCTGGATTATGATGGACTGGGCAAAACCTGCCGAAGTCTTCCAAGTCTGAAGAAAACTTTGTCTGGGGACTCATCTTCTGACTCTAGCCGGGGTTCCCAGAATGGCCAAGTGTGGGATTCCCAGTGTAGCCCCCGAAAGGACCGACAGGTGCATCTGACCCATTTTGAGCTTGAAGGCCTTCGTTGCCTTGTAGATAAATTGGAATCTCTGCCACTGCACAAGAAATGCGTCCCTACAGGGATAGAAGACGAAGATGCTCTCATTGCTGATGTGAAG GTTTTGCTGGAGGAGCTTGCCAACAGTGATCCCAAGTTAGCCCTCACTGGAGTCCCTATAGTACAGTGGCCCAAAAGGGATAAG CTTAAATTCCCAACCCGGCCAAAGGTACGGGTTCCTACCATCCCCATCACAAAGCCTCACACTATGAAACCAGCCCCCCGGTTAACACCTGTGCGCCCAGCCGCTGCCTCTCCCATCGTGTCTGGAGCCAGACGGAGACGAGTGCGATGTCGAAAATGCAAAGCCTGCGTGCAAGGAGAGTGTGGTGTTTGTCACTACTGCAGGGACATGAAGAAGTTTGGGGGGCCTGGTCGCATGAAGCAGTCCTGTGTTCTCCGGCAGTGCTTGGCA CCCAGACTGCCTCACTCTGTCACATGTTCCCTCTGTGGAGAGGTGGATCAAAACGAGGAGACACAGGACTTTGAGAAGAAACTCATGGAATGCTGTATCTGCAATGAGATTGTTCATCCTGGCTGCCTCCAG ATGGATGGAGAGGGGTTGCTTAATGAGGAATTGCCAAATTGCTGGGAGTGTCCAAAGTGCTACCAAGAGGACAGCTCAGAAAAAGCCCAG AAGCGAAAAATGGAAGAGAGTGACGAAGAAGCCGTGCAAGCCAAAGTCCTCCGGCCCCTGCGGAGCTGCGACGAGCCCCTCACGCCCCCACCTCACTCGCCCACCTCCATGCTGCAGCTCATCCACGACCCGGCCTCCCCCCGGGGCGTGGTGACTCGGTCATCCCCTGGGGCCGGCCCCAGCGACCACCACAGTGCCAGCCGCGATGAGCGCTTCAAACGGCGGCAGTTGCTGCGGCTGCAGGCCACAGAGCGCACCATGGTACGGGAAAAGGAGAACAATCCCAGCGGCAAAAAGGAGCTGTCTGAAGTTGAGAAAGCCAAGATCCGGGGATCGTACCTCACTGTCACGCTGCAGAGGCCCACCAAAGAGCTCCACGGGACATCCATTGTGCCCAAGCTGCAGGCCATCACGGCCTCCTCTGCCAACCTTCGCCATTCCCCCCGTGTGCTGGTCCAGCACTGCCCAGCCCGAACCCCCCAGCGCGGGgatgaggaggggctggggggagaggaggaggacgaggaggaggaggaggaggaagatgacAGTGCAGAGGAGGGGGGTGCGGCCAGGCTGAATGGCCGGGGCAGTTGGGCTCAGGATGGAGACGAAAGCTGGATGCAGCGGGAGGTCTGGATGTCTGTCTTCCGCTACCTCAGCCGCAGAGAACTTTGTGAATGTATGCGAGTGTGCAAGACGTGGTATAAATG GTGCTGCGACAAGAGACTTTGGACAAAAATTGACTTGAGTAGGTGTAAGGCTATCGTACCCCAGGCTCTCAGTGGCATCATCAAGAGGCAGCCAGTTAGCCTCGACCTCAGTTGGACCAACATCTCCAAAAAACAGCTGACATGGCTCGTCAATAGGCTGCCAG GACTGAAAGACCTCCTTCTAGCAGGCTGCTCCTGGTCTGCAGTCTCTGCCCTCAGCACCTCCAGCTGCCCCCTTCTCAGGACCCTTGATCTTCGGTGGGCAGTAGGAATCAAGGACCCTCAAATTCGGGACTTGCTGACTCCACCGGCGGATAAACCGG GCCAGGACAATCGCAGCAAGCTCCGGAACATGACCGACTTCCGGCTGGCGGGCCTTGACATCACAGACGCCACGCTTCGTCTCATCATTCGCCACATGCCCCTCCTGTCTCGGCTCGACCTCAGTCACTGCAGCCACCTGACAGACCAGTCCTCCAATCTCCTCACTGCTGTTGGGTCTTCCACTCGTTACTCCCTCACAGAGCTCAACATGGCAG GTTGCAATAAACTGACAGACCAGACCCTGATCTACCTACGGCGAATCGCCAACGTCACCTTGATCGACCTTCGAGGATGCAAGCAGATCACTCGAAAAGCCTGCGAGCACTTCATCTCAGACTTGTCCATCAACAGTCTCTACTGCCTGTCTGACGAGAAGCTGATACAGAAGATCAGCTAA